CAGTTACACTTTTAACAGATTCATTAACAAATGATAGTCCCGCTTCATCAACAATCTTAATTCCAGTAAGATCTGTTTCACACTTTTTGCATTCCAATAATGCAGGAGGATTATGCTCATTGCAGGCAGGACACACCTTAAATTTGGTTAATATCATCAATTATTCTCCTTCCGCAGCATCTGTTTTGCTGAATTTTTTGACCTTTTTTCCTTAACTGCTATGTCCCTTGCAGGTTTCGTTGTAGTAATATTATAATCAGCAACATTAATAATTGTAGCGTATTCAGTGCTAGGCGGAGCCATAGATACTCTCGATTTTATCATTACGCCCTTGGTTTCGAGCCTCTCTTCAAAATCCTTAAAATTCAAACAAAAGGATTCCATGTCTTCGTACAAGGCATCAGCCTCATATGAAGTAGGGATTCGGTCTATTCTATCAATCCCCCCAAGTTCCATAGCGATTTGTCCATCAGTATCATAAGTCACATTGATTGCTGTACCATCTCCGTACGAGAAAAGCTCATTTCGGAATTGCTTCCCGCTGCGTTTTGTCACAGACCGGTTACCGATTATGTCATATCCCATTTCAGATATAACCTCATTAACACAATCACTGATATACTCTTGTTCAGCTTGCATAACAACCTGCTTTTCAAGAGCGGCAACATCCTTCTTAATTGCTTCAAGCCCATTACATTCTAATGTGAATGTTTCCGGCTGAATCCCAGAGATTGAACATAGTGTAGCATAGCGTACTTGAAGATCCCTGAACCCTTCCTTCCGCTCTTGAACTTGTATACGAGCGCCCTCAAATTCCCGTTGCAAAGGCTGTATTGAAACGGCGTAGAATGTATCGAGCTGTTCTTGCTTTGTAATTTTAGAAAGTAATGCTACTGTACTGATAGCTTTATCCTTAAGGTCAGCAGAGCAATCACTACACAACATTAACGCTCGAATATGTTCTTCGAGTTTTTTCTTTTCAGCCTCAAGTTTCACATCAGCATCTTCAACAGGTGCGACGAAAAATGAATGTATACTGGCTATATCTTCAACTATTTCACACTCCATAGCTTTTTTACACTGCGTTGCTCTTGCTTCCAAACCCTGCAATGAATCCTCAATATCCTTCTGCTGAGAGAGTACTTTTCTACGTAAAGTTCGCAGTTTAGTAAGTAGTTCTTTCTTAATATCTAATTCAACGTCAGACATTGTAATGTTACCCACCTGAACAATGGGTTTGTTCTGCGATAGATCATCCAGGTATGCCGAACAATCTTGTTCAAGTGTAGCTTGAAAATCAGTTAAGGTATGAATTTCTTTAGAGCAATCCTCAGTTCGTTGATTCACTAGATTAAAGGTAGAAATTAGTGAATGTATCTGACCTCCTAATCCCATTAGATAACTTACAGATTTCTTTATTTCCTCATAGCAAACGGAGCTCAGTTGGATACAGTTCAGCTGCGCTCGAAGATTCTGTTTCTGCTGCGCTGAAATTTCATACACTGATATTTTAGGCCCGCTCATATTCCCACCTCATTCATTCTCTATTCACTCATAAGAGCTCTCCAATTATCTAACTCTCTCTTTTTGCCAATGGTAGTGAGCCACATTTCAAGCTGATTATCGAGGTTACCATCATAGTCAACCAATTTGTGACAAAGCTGTTCGAATAATTCAAAAGAATCTTCAAGTCGCTCACGCATATATTCAGACAATTCCTCGACCGTTCGGAACCGATGACCCTCAATGTTGAGAAGTTTCTGACCTGAAAGTGTGTATGCCATTAAGTAGAATGTCTTTGTCAAATTAGAGTGTTCATTCTTCTCCAGTTGATAGAATTCTTCTATTGACGCCGCTGCCCTTTTTAGAGAATCGTTTTTAGGTGCCGCAGATATAACGTATTCCGTCAATAGTTTTTCGGACAGGACACTCTCGTAATATTTATCTTGAGTTTTGTCTTTCTTCCATAGATTGTCAAGCATATTACGACCAAGAGCAGGAAGACTTTCAAAAGTTCTACCTCTCCAATAAAACCCTTTTAAATTCGGATTCAGTTTATATAAAAGTTTCCAAAAGATAATATCGTCTTTTCCATTCATTTTGCTTGCTTCTTCTTCTGCAGCCAAGCAATGTTTTGAGATTTCCTGGTTGAAGATACGAAAATGTGCCGAAACAAGTCCACGAAAAAGATCTTTTTTGCCCATTTCCCAGTTTTTAGAAAATTCTTCAACTAAAATTATTGGATCAGTTATGGACTGATTCATAAAGTGATATGGCGGCATTGCACCTTTTCCTACATTGCCAACACCTTCACCGGGAATGATGAGGCTTTCGCCATCAAGCCACTTTTTCACTTCGGAGTATGTCCATCGGCGATTTGGATTGTTCTTATTGTTGCGAGAAGTAATGTCATAATATGTTAATGCTGAAATAAAATCGCTTAGCACTGCCGGCATATTTTCAGGGAAAGGAACTCGCTGAACTGACACATATTGCCCAATTTCTTCCGCACTCATATTGGCATAAGGCACATAACCAGTGAACAACTCGAAAAGCGTTATCCCAAAAGAATAATAATCAGATTCTTCAAGGAATAAATTCTTGAAGGTTTCCGGAGCAGAATATTCTGGTGTCATGCCTGTCTTAGTCACAACCACAGATCCACTATCGTTCATCACGGAGCTGATGCCAAAGTCAATTATAGCGACACTTTTTCCGTCATCAGCCATCATTATATTGGATGGTTTCAAATCCTTATGGATAATTCCTACTTGATGAAGCACTTGTAAACCTTCGTTAATGTTAGGAATAATCATCCTCATCAATTCTTCCAAAGAACAATTTTTCCCTTGAAGACTTCCGTTTTTAAAATAATGAAGAATTTCGACTGGAAACCCAATGTATGTGAATGATTCATAGAGTTTCGCGACATAAGGAGAATTGATCTGCAACAACCGCTTTACAACATCCTCCTTAATCGCTGCCTGACGCTTATAAAGTTTGGCAACATATTTTTCGTTCTTGCAGGAGCAGAGATATAGGTCAGCTTCCCCAGAGGTGACTTCTAAGCGCTTCTCGATGATATATTTATCATGGAGAACAGTACCCGCAGCCAAAAGGTCATTGGTTAAGGATACACTTTCAGTTCGCTGCTGATATTGTGCACCAATATCATTATTGATTGCTGTTCTTGGAGTTTCTTGAAGCTCCGAGTTAATTATGGTTCTCTTATTCACAGCGTCCACCTCCGATTACACGCACCTTCTCGTCAACCAACTTGATACGACCAACTTTAATCAGTCGGTCGAGTGCATTATTCATGCAAGTCAACATCCGAACGCCTCTCCTTGCATATCCTAACGCTCTTATTGTGGCGTCAATTAAACTATCCGAGGTAAGCCCGATAGCATGTTCGGCGATAGTCAGCATCGCAAGCCCAATTTCGTCAGGAGAGATAAAATCAATTTTTCTGGGCGAATTTCCATCGGATGCAATCCTAACTTTTAAGTCATGGAAACCCGCAAAGGTAACAAATCCTTCTTTATCTATAACAATCAGACTTTTTAATTGATTACCTCTTATTACCCTGTCGACCATATTCCTTACAGGTGACGTCGCTTTTTGATTACCAAAAGCACCAGCCATGCGTTGATAGAGCAAGTCAATATATATCGGTTGTTCAATCCCAACAATATACTTGATTTCTTCAGCCACTCTATCGTCACCGAAGAACTCCATTATCTCAGGTGTTTCGTGCCATACAGCCTCCGTGTATTCAGTAAAGTCGTATGGATTACTCAAGTCGGCTTTCAGCGATGGTACGCTTGCCTGAACTTGCAATTCGTTTTCAGCTTCCATTTCTTCAGTGAACGACTCAACTAGTACATTTTTGCCTGACGGGTCTGATACTTCCGAGCTTATTTCTTCTTTAAATTCCATTATTGCAGTATCGATGAAATTCAAAAGCTTTTCACCTTCAATATCCTGCCGGACCATCCACTCTGGTGACCAAGCACGGTAGATGCGCCAACCCATAGCTTCCAAAACAGACTTGCGTAAATGGTCACGGTCTCGCGCGCTTTTGGCAGCGGCATAGGAGAAGCCATCACACTCAATTCCTGCAACAAAGCAATCATCATTGTGAGGGTGGATAACTGCCAAATCAATTCTGTAGCCCGAACAACCAACATACTTCTTGATTTTATAACCATGATTCACGAGGTACTCCGCCACTACATCCAAAAACACATCTTTTCTGCCCTCGATGTGATCGATCCCCAAAGCAACAGCACCATTCATCGCAAAATCAATGTACTGCCGCAGCATTTTTACTCCCTCAGACTCTGCATGACTCAAATCGTAAGGCAATATGGAACTAACTAGCTTAATATTGCTCTTTGCTCTAGTTATGGCTACGTTCAGGCGACGTTCCCCACCTTTTTGACCAAGAGGTCCAAAACGTAATGCCATAGAACGATTATTGTCAATTTGTTCTCTTGTTTTGGCATAGCTTACGCTGAATATAATAGTATCTCGCTCGTCGCCTTGAACATTTTCAAGGTTCTTTATGAAAAACTCACCTTCTTTATTCTCGACAAAAAAGCCTTCATATTCTGGATGTTGTTCTCTGAACTTTTGTATCTCCAATGCAATTGTTTTTTGCTGGCTTTCGCTAAATGCTATTATACCAAGCGAGCGATTTGGGGTCCTTTCTATGTGTCGCTTAACAAGCTCCACACAACGGCGGGCTTCGGATGTGTTTCTCCCTTTGCCTTCATAAACACCATTCTTTACATAGACAAATTCTACACCTGTGTCAATACCATGACTTACATTACTAGGGAATGTGACTAGTTCGTTCTGATAGATTTCCTGATTCGAAAATGCAATCAGGTTTTCATGTTTACTGCGATAATGCCATAATAAAGTGCGATTCGGCAGGACATCTGTTGTTTCTTCCAATATGGAATCGTATATCTCCGTACCGACTATTTCATCATCCTCCTCGTCATATTCTTTGTCGTTACTGGTACTTGTAGCAAAAAAGTTTGATGGCGGTAGTTGCTTGCTATCGCCTGCAATAATTACTTGCTTGCCTCTAAAAATTGATCCAATGGCATCTTGTGGGAAAATTTGAGATGCCTCATCAAAAATCACCATGTCGAATTCATATGACTCTGCCTCTAAAAAATAAGCTACAGATAGGGGAGACATCATCATACATGGCTTCAGTTTTAACAATAGATTTGGTATGGATTTGAATAAATTACGCAAAGACATAATACGACGTTTTTTGCCTATTTCCCTTAGAAGAATACTTAGTTCATCGTTAGCAGCCAAAACCCTGTTTGCGTCAGGGATACCACTAATAACACTTTGCTTAATGCGCTCTTGTGCGATTAACAGCTGCCTCTCATCTAGAGAAACGAAACGATTAATTTTCTCATCGTGATTTTGGCGTCTAAAGTATTCAACAGTCTTTTTACTACCGAATACAGACTGTGTCCAAAGGGTAAAGAAGCCTCTCTTAAAGATACTTGGAATATCCTCAAGAGTATTATCATGCTGTTCAATTCTCTCTGTAAAATCCGAAAGCCCAAGCTCATCACAAGCGGCTTTTGTCTCGACACATGAGATCCAATTATCAAGCAATTTTATGTTATTTAGGCAGGACGAAACTTTGTCAACAACTTCAGAAATTTTGACGTTATCAAGATCAACTTTTGTTGCAAACAGCTTTTTAAATTCAGTGAACCTGGTTTTATTTTCCTCAATACAGGAGTGCAATTTGTTTTTTGTAGTAATAATTCTATTTCTATAATCCGCATCATTACAGAATAACGACACAAAATTTTCCACCATCAGACTTGATTCGCTGCTTTCAAACAGTGCTGAGACAGATTCTAGATCAGAAATAATGGCATCCCAATTTGTCTTAAGACCCGCAATCCGATTATCAAATTTCTCTTCATAATGTCGACAAGAAATATCCAAAATATTGCGTTTTTCAGTTACCTTACAGGCAGCTATAACCTTTTCAATTAACTCATGATTAGGAACTTGGCTTATTACGTGAACATTCATCTTATGAATCAAATCAATTAATGAATTGTTTAGCTCATTGAGACGATTAAGAAAGGGAATCAAAAATTCTTGAATTCCATAATCGGAATAATCTGATAACACTTTTCCAATATTTTCATTGATGCTCATAAGTTCATCTGTATTTATAGCAGGTAACACTTTCGTCAATTCTGCATACTCCGAAGCATGGGCTGATTTATCGCATAACAGATCTACAACCCTTTGAGGCACAGTGGACTTGTAGAAAAGAACGAATAGCGAACGAATTCGTTCAGTAAATGAGATTCCAGTCTCAATGGCAGTCCAATCAGATAACTCGCCAACATTAAATTGACCAAAATTTTCATCAAGAGTATTTTGATTTATAATAAACCAGCGTTTTTCATCGGAAAGCATTATGAGGTTATTAAGTAGAGTTCGAATATCTACATTCTCAAAAGCAATCCCTAATTGGGCTGCCTCATCAATATATTTGATGAGAGCATCAAGCGTGTTTAACTCAAGCAATGATAACTCATCGCGTTGTACCAATGGTATTAACATCCCGCATACTTCAAATATCCTTTCAAATCTTGGCAGCATAAAATCAATTATGTTGCAATTGGTGCAATCAGGAATTATTTCGCCTATAAGCCCCTCTACAATTTTAAGGTTACCATCGCTCAGCAAAGGCAATGTTTTTGCAAGTTCAGCATAGCTATTGGTGTGTGATGATTTCTCGCATATGATATCAATTACTTTCTTAGGAACAGTGGCATGCGGGAATAGCGCAAAAATGCTCTCAATGTAAGATAATCCAGCCTCAATCGCTGCCCAATCAGACTTTTCAACCAAGTAAAAATCACCAAAACAATCAAAAAGAACCTGCTGGTTCTCAACAAACCATCTCTTTTCTTCGTTAATATCTATAATATTTTGTAACAGATCAACAATGTCGTTAACGGTGAATTTCACACCTACTTTTTTTGACACGCTGCGTATTTTTTTTATATCAGAATGATACGAAGTCTTAAATATTTTTAAGATCGATGTGTATTCAGTCTTAAACCTAAGCAACATATCATCGGCATCTATACTTAATGCTTTAATATCCCAGGCCTGTAATAGGTGATTTTCTTTATCTATTAACAAGGATGCGTGAATTGAAGCTTCTTTCAACATTTGCTTTGCATTTGCGAAAATCTTGTCATCAAACCAGTTATGTTTAACACCGGGAGCATTAAAAAGATCTGAAATGTGATGAAACAATATGCTTGCATCATTAATGGTACTGTTACTTAGAATTGGGAAAATTGTAATGCTCCGCTCTAAGGCGTCCGCAATTGGCCTTAATTGTGTAATAATGTCGCTTGCCGATTTCTGGTATTCACATACTGAATGCGAAATAGTTTTGCAATCCCACTGAATTCTAAACGTATCTCTTAATATGCCTATGGTGTCAGCATGCCCTCTCGCAGCCAACAACATTTTCCGAGCGCTATGTAATGTGGACTCATCGAACCACTCACGTATAATAATTGGAGATTCTAAAACATCAGAAATAACAGTGGAATATAATTTTAAATCTTCTAGTGTTTTAACATTCAAAGGCAGCAGCTTATACCCCAGTTCATATGCAGTAATAACGGATTCCAACTGCTTAAGCACATCATTAGTTAATTCTTGAGATTCATCTATCTTCTCTAATATCGAATTATTATTAAGTGACAATCGACCGTTGATATTAAAAATATCGCTGATTGTTTTTTGTACAGCATCTAACCAAGTTGGCAAGTCTTCATTAAAAATACTCTCATTAAAATGTTTGAGAACATCGCTTAATGCAGTAAGGTATTCTTCTTTTTCAATTTTAGCCTTCTTAGCCTCATCAAGAAGACTTTTTCGGCTTTCCATCTTTGCCCATTCCGGAGGAAACAAAGGAGTACTCTCTATTGAGTAAAATAAAGCAGTAATGCGTAACGCACCATACCAAGTGCAAGCCTCTTCTAACTCAAAAGTAGATAATGTATTCGATAACTCTTTATCTAGCATATTTAAAGAATCGGATAAACCCGAAATGTTCCGGAGTAAATCATCTCTGAAATTCTGAGTTACCATTTTCACAACAGTCTCTCTCCACGGATTGTCAGAGAGCTTCTGCCCGAAGTTTTTCATTGCTTTCGCATAATTATTAACACAATAAAGCATCGTGTTATAAGAAGCTGAAGATATCTCAGCAGGGCTTGCTACGTTAAATTGAATGTAAGGAACATTCTGTAGCGAAATGAGTTCACCGAATATCTCATATAAGCTCTTCTCTAACGGAAGAACTTCTTCGTGTAATTCTCGCACATATTGATTCAAATTCTGTTTGTTCTGAAATAACTCTGTTAGTTCGAACAAAGCACTATCCTTAATCCTTTTCCGAGGCAGCTTAAGGTTAGCTGCTATACTATCAAGAATATCCTTTTTATTTGCTTTATGGCTATGCAACGCAAGACAGAAGTCATCCAACCCTACCTCAGAAAGTCTTTTATAGACGACCTGAAGAGCAGCAGCTTTTTCAGATACAAAGAGAATGGTTTTGCCATCCGCCAATGCTTCCGCAATGATATTTGTTATAGTCTGGCTTTTTCCAGTACCTGGAGGTCCCTGCATAACAAAACTGACCCCTGCTTTTGAAAGCAGAATCGCTTCCTGTTGACTCGAGTCCGAATTCACAACCTGATAGTAGTCATTTGGTGAGACACGGTCAATATCAAAGTGAGTCAGTTCACTCGGTACATTGTTTGCGGCATTTATGTCTCCCGTTATCGCGCGAATTACAGGATTTTCAAGCATACGCTCATAGTTATTGTTTAGATCGTGATACATACTAATTTTGAGGAACGATAGCAATCCAAGACTTACTTCCCGAATCACTTTCCAACCGTGTTGGTCAGCAATTCCCTCAATAGTTTGCATATATTGGACAATACTGTCTTCGCCGTTAAGCTCAAAAGTAGGTAAATCTATACCGTAACGCTCGTTAAAAAGATAATCGAGTGTCGGATTCACTTCAATGTCATCATCATAGCGTAAGAGGGTATACGGTGCTTGAATCGACTCAAGTTTCAACGAGACAGGCATCATTAATACCGGCGACTTCATCCACTGAGCTTTTGTTGAATTACTCTCTTTCCATTCAATAAAACCAAATGATAAATATAGAATATTTGTCCCTTGCTCATCTCTTGCAAGTTTTGACTTCGAACGAAGGTTATTAAGTGCATTCCTCCTCTCAAGTAGTGAACCGTCGGTCTTAATGTCCCCAACATGAACAGGGATAGGGTATGATAATGTTTCTAAAAGAGATAGCATTGAAAAGGTTCGAAGGTCAGAATCTTTATCAATAGGACGTTGAAAGGTCAATTGTTCCTCAGTAACAGCAAGACGGTTAAACAACTCTGTAAATTCTGGATCCAGTATTTTCAGTGTCGCTCGTTTTGTTTCACGGTAATTAATCATTTTATTTCGCTTTGAAAGATCTAATAGTTGCTTTTTCCAATGCTCTACCTTTCGCTTCAATACCTTTTCGTTTGAGTGGTTCCTATCACCTATAGGTGCCACTTTTGGAATCTTAAGAGCTTCGTACATCGGGCTTGGTCCAGAAGGTTTATTCTGTTGGGGTTCGATATTTTCTACTTCCAGGCCTTTCGTTGACTCTCCAACGGTAATGATGGCAACTGTTGTAGATGCAACTTCTAGATCGGATGGTCGCATGTCCGTAAGCGATACTCTTTCATTAACCACATTTGAATTCTCAATAGAATTTGGATATTGATTGTAGGTGGCAAATTTATCAGCTTTATGACCCTCTGGTAAAGATGATGTAGCTTCAATTGCAGATACTTCTGCTTCTCTATTTCTATTAGATGCCATTTGGCGGAGGATTGAACTGAGTGCAAATATAGCGTCATTACCAGATGCACCTGATGTCTTGTTAAAGTTCTGCAAATTACGATTCTGTGTTGATATGTAGGCAGTATTAACATCAGAGTTATATAATTGTTCGCCTTGAGATAAATATCGATCATATGAGTTAGAATATTTGCCACTCTCAGCACAAGATGTTGAACTATACTTAGTATTACAAACTGGGCAAATGTGTGAACTATTAAAGTTAGCAATGATTGAATTTCTATACTCATCCTTTAGTATTTGACGGCTTATCCTACCACATTTTGGGCAAGCCACAGTTGCCACTTTAGAGGCATTTTTGCTTGCTAGAAGCACCATATCAGACATCACAGTAAACCTCCATTCTCTCGAATTAAGTCATATAATTTTAATTATCACTTTCTTCTATTGCATTAACTGTATTGGGTTTGTCTGCTGCACCACCACTTCTGATCCACTCATCTATCTCGGATATCTTAAACTTCCATTGCCGCCCGACTTTGTGTGCGGGCATCCCCTTCTTATCAATCCATTGCAGAACAGTCTCACGGCTTACACTGAGATATTCCACAACCGTAGACATGGGTCTCCATTTTTCTAAATTTTCAATACTATCTTTTTTCATGACGGTCCTCCTTTCTTAGTTTCCATGCCGTGAACTATCTTCTGTGATGATAGTCCGCTCCTTAGCCTAGT
This window of the Paenibacillus sp. FSL R10-2734 genome carries:
- a CDS encoding protein kinase translates to MNKRTIINSELQETPRTAINNDIGAQYQQRTESVSLTNDLLAAGTVLHDKYIIEKRLEVTSGEADLYLCSCKNEKYVAKLYKRQAAIKEDVVKRLLQINSPYVAKLYESFTYIGFPVEILHYFKNGSLQGKNCSLEELMRMIIPNINEGLQVLHQVGIIHKDLKPSNIMMADDGKSVAIIDFGISSVMNDSGSVVVTKTGMTPEYSAPETFKNLFLEESDYYSFGITLFELFTGYVPYANMSAEEIGQYVSVQRVPFPENMPAVLSDFISALTYYDITSRNNKNNPNRRWTYSEVKKWLDGESLIIPGEGVGNVGKGAMPPYHFMNQSITDPIILVEEFSKNWEMGKKDLFRGLVSAHFRIFNQEISKHCLAAEEEASKMNGKDDIIFWKLLYKLNPNLKGFYWRGRTFESLPALGRNMLDNLWKKDKTQDKYYESVLSEKLLTEYVISAAPKNDSLKRAAASIEEFYQLEKNEHSNLTKTFYLMAYTLSGQKLLNIEGHRFRTVEELSEYMRERLEDSFELFEQLCHKLVDYDGNLDNQLEMWLTTIGKKRELDNWRALMSE
- a CDS encoding helix-turn-helix domain-containing protein, with translation MKKDSIENLEKWRPMSTVVEYLSVSRETVLQWIDKKGMPAHKVGRQWKFKISEIDEWIRSGGAADKPNTVNAIEESDN
- a CDS encoding DUF4011 domain-containing protein: MSDMVLLASKNASKVATVACPKCGRISRQILKDEYRNSIIANFNSSHICPVCNTKYSSTSCAESGKYSNSYDRYLSQGEQLYNSDVNTAYISTQNRNLQNFNKTSGASGNDAIFALSSILRQMASNRNREAEVSAIEATSSLPEGHKADKFATYNQYPNSIENSNVVNERVSLTDMRPSDLEVASTTVAIITVGESTKGLEVENIEPQQNKPSGPSPMYEALKIPKVAPIGDRNHSNEKVLKRKVEHWKKQLLDLSKRNKMINYRETKRATLKILDPEFTELFNRLAVTEEQLTFQRPIDKDSDLRTFSMLSLLETLSYPIPVHVGDIKTDGSLLERRNALNNLRSKSKLARDEQGTNILYLSFGFIEWKESNSTKAQWMKSPVLMMPVSLKLESIQAPYTLLRYDDDIEVNPTLDYLFNERYGIDLPTFELNGEDSIVQYMQTIEGIADQHGWKVIREVSLGLLSFLKISMYHDLNNNYERMLENPVIRAITGDINAANNVPSELTHFDIDRVSPNDYYQVVNSDSSQQEAILLSKAGVSFVMQGPPGTGKSQTITNIIAEALADGKTILFVSEKAAALQVVYKRLSEVGLDDFCLALHSHKANKKDILDSIAANLKLPRKRIKDSALFELTELFQNKQNLNQYVRELHEEVLPLEKSLYEIFGELISLQNVPYIQFNVASPAEISSASYNTMLYCVNNYAKAMKNFGQKLSDNPWRETVVKMVTQNFRDDLLRNISGLSDSLNMLDKELSNTLSTFELEEACTWYGALRITALFYSIESTPLFPPEWAKMESRKSLLDEAKKAKIEKEEYLTALSDVLKHFNESIFNEDLPTWLDAVQKTISDIFNINGRLSLNNNSILEKIDESQELTNDVLKQLESVITAYELGYKLLPLNVKTLEDLKLYSTVISDVLESPIIIREWFDESTLHSARKMLLAARGHADTIGILRDTFRIQWDCKTISHSVCEYQKSASDIITQLRPIADALERSITIFPILSNSTINDASILFHHISDLFNAPGVKHNWFDDKIFANAKQMLKEASIHASLLIDKENHLLQAWDIKALSIDADDMLLRFKTEYTSILKIFKTSYHSDIKKIRSVSKKVGVKFTVNDIVDLLQNIIDINEEKRWFVENQQVLFDCFGDFYLVEKSDWAAIEAGLSYIESIFALFPHATVPKKVIDIICEKSSHTNSYAELAKTLPLLSDGNLKIVEGLIGEIIPDCTNCNIIDFMLPRFERIFEVCGMLIPLVQRDELSLLELNTLDALIKYIDEAAQLGIAFENVDIRTLLNNLIMLSDEKRWFIINQNTLDENFGQFNVGELSDWTAIETGISFTERIRSLFVLFYKSTVPQRVVDLLCDKSAHASEYAELTKVLPAINTDELMSINENIGKVLSDYSDYGIQEFLIPFLNRLNELNNSLIDLIHKMNVHVISQVPNHELIEKVIAACKVTEKRNILDISCRHYEEKFDNRIAGLKTNWDAIISDLESVSALFESSESSLMVENFVSLFCNDADYRNRIITTKNKLHSCIEENKTRFTEFKKLFATKVDLDNVKISEVVDKVSSCLNNIKLLDNWISCVETKAACDELGLSDFTERIEQHDNTLEDIPSIFKRGFFTLWTQSVFGSKKTVEYFRRQNHDEKINRFVSLDERQLLIAQERIKQSVISGIPDANRVLAANDELSILLREIGKKRRIMSLRNLFKSIPNLLLKLKPCMMMSPLSVAYFLEAESYEFDMVIFDEASQIFPQDAIGSIFRGKQVIIAGDSKQLPPSNFFATSTSNDKEYDEEDDEIVGTEIYDSILEETTDVLPNRTLLWHYRSKHENLIAFSNQEIYQNELVTFPSNVSHGIDTGVEFVYVKNGVYEGKGRNTSEARRCVELVKRHIERTPNRSLGIIAFSESQQKTIALEIQKFREQHPEYEGFFVENKEGEFFIKNLENVQGDERDTIIFSVSYAKTREQIDNNRSMALRFGPLGQKGGERRLNVAITRAKSNIKLVSSILPYDLSHAESEGVKMLRQYIDFAMNGAVALGIDHIEGRKDVFLDVVAEYLVNHGYKIKKYVGCSGYRIDLAVIHPHNDDCFVAGIECDGFSYAAAKSARDRDHLRKSVLEAMGWRIYRAWSPEWMVRQDIEGEKLLNFIDTAIMEFKEEISSEVSDPSGKNVLVESFTEEMEAENELQVQASVPSLKADLSNPYDFTEYTEAVWHETPEIMEFFGDDRVAEEIKYIVGIEQPIYIDLLYQRMAGAFGNQKATSPVRNMVDRVIRGNQLKSLIVIDKEGFVTFAGFHDLKVRIASDGNSPRKIDFISPDEIGLAMLTIAEHAIGLTSDSLIDATIRALGYARRGVRMLTCMNNALDRLIKVGRIKLVDEKVRVIGGGRCE